From Halotia branconii CENA392, the proteins below share one genomic window:
- a CDS encoding glycerophosphodiester phosphodiesterase, producing MPNAPIIIAHRGASGYRPEHTLAAYELAIALGADYIEPDLVATKDGVLIARHENEISETTDVASHTEFTDRQTTKLIDGEEKIGWFTEDFTLAEIKTLRTKERIPQIRPQNTIYDGLFTIPTLQEIIDLTKAKSVQMNRTIGIYPETKHPTYFQSIGLSLEDPLLATLTANSDIPVFIQSFEVSNLQYLSTKTDLPLVQLLNATGKPEDFVVSNDIRTYADLATASGLREIAEYAQAIGINKNLLIPRDSNGKLRSPTSIVKNAHAAGLLVHAWTFRNEDCFLPLDFQGNPQGEYQLFFSLGIDGVFSDYPDTAKTIRYMKQ from the coding sequence ATGCCCAATGCCCCAATTATAATTGCTCATCGAGGCGCTAGCGGCTACCGTCCAGAGCATACTTTGGCTGCTTATGAATTAGCGATCGCTCTCGGCGCTGACTATATTGAACCAGATTTAGTTGCAACCAAAGATGGTGTTTTAATTGCCCGCCATGAAAACGAAATTTCGGAAACTACTGATGTTGCTAGCCACACAGAGTTTACTGATCGTCAAACTACTAAACTTATTGACGGAGAAGAAAAAATTGGCTGGTTTACTGAAGACTTTACCCTTGCAGAAATCAAAACTCTACGAACTAAAGAGCGAATCCCTCAAATCCGACCCCAAAATACTATCTACGATGGATTATTTACAATTCCTACACTGCAAGAAATCATTGATTTGACCAAAGCTAAAAGCGTCCAGATGAATCGTACAATCGGTATTTATCCGGAAACTAAACACCCGACTTACTTTCAATCTATAGGGCTATCATTAGAAGATCCTCTTTTGGCAACTTTGACTGCTAATAGTGATATACCCGTTTTTATCCAGTCTTTTGAAGTCAGTAATTTGCAATATTTATCTACCAAAACCGATTTACCTTTGGTGCAATTGCTCAACGCTACTGGCAAACCTGAAGATTTTGTGGTAAGCAACGATATTCGCACATACGCAGACTTAGCAACAGCATCAGGTTTGAGAGAAATTGCTGAATATGCACAAGCGATTGGTATTAATAAAAACTTGCTTATTCCTAGAGATAGTAATGGGAAGTTGCGATCGCCTACATCTATAGTTAAAAATGCTCATGCAGCTGGTTTGCTAGTTCATGCCTGGACTTTTCGCAATGAAGATTGCTTTTTACCACTAGATTTTCAAGGAAATCCTCAAGGAGAATATCAACTATTTTTCAGCTTAGGCATTGATGGCGTATTTAGCGACTATCCAGATACAGCTAAAACTATAAGGTATATGAAACAGTAA